A part of Candidatus Nezhaarchaeota archaeon genomic DNA contains:
- a CDS encoding secondary thiamine-phosphate synthase enzyme YjbQ yields MKVYFEELDILTSRKIELVNITKQVEEAIRRSNVKDGLCLVYVPHATATVIANEDEPGLRQDITSWLKQNFPANGGWKHNIVDDNASAHLASAFISPHLLFPVRDGNIIRGAWQQIILVEMDGPRRRRVLIEVMGT; encoded by the coding sequence TTGAAGGTTTACTTCGAAGAACTCGATATATTGACATCCAGGAAGATAGAGTTGGTCAACATAACTAAGCAGGTTGAGGAAGCTATTAGGAGAAGCAATGTTAAGGATGGGCTATGCCTGGTCTACGTGCCCCATGCGACAGCAACAGTGATAGCTAACGAGGATGAACCCGGCTTAAGACAGGACATCACGTCTTGGTTGAAGCAAAACTTTCCAGCAAATGGGGGGTGGAAGCACAACATAGTTGATGACAACGCCTCAGCTCACTTAGCATCAGCCTTCATATCACCACACTTACTCTTTCCAGTTAGGGATGGGAACATCATTAGGGGGGCGTGGCAGCAAATCATCCTAGTAGAGATGGATGGACCGAGGAGGCGAAGAGTCTTAATTGAAGTTATGGGCACGTAG
- a CDS encoding CBS domain-containing protein — translation MSLKVRVRRLEPRFLRSNGTPNFSSRVYEKHGDVKVIARRPVITAAPTMPIIDALKVMASRGFRRLPVTSTSSRLLGIVTAMDFMDYFGGGSKFNIIVNRHRYRLYAAFNEPLESIMTRDVVKAYLDETFIDVLAKMVKYNVGAIPVVTWDDRIYGIITEKDVVDHLADKITGKRIRDVMSCDVVTVESSSTFKDALKTMVSNGFRRLPVIEGEEVRGMLVAMDVVRFLAGEVFEHVRSEDVRDVLKVKVEEIMVKDVVTVDPDSDIGDAASLMRKHGRGSLLVVENSKLVGIITERDLLMAVVLE, via the coding sequence ATGAGCTTAAAAGTTCGAGTTAGGAGGTTAGAGCCTAGGTTTCTTAGAAGTAATGGAACGCCTAACTTTTCGTCTAGAGTTTACGAGAAGCATGGTGATGTTAAGGTTATTGCTCGTAGACCTGTGATTACTGCTGCTCCAACTATGCCAATAATCGATGCTCTTAAGGTTATGGCTAGTCGTGGTTTCAGAAGACTTCCAGTGACATCAACGAGTAGTAGGCTTCTGGGGATTGTTACCGCGATGGACTTCATGGATTACTTTGGTGGAGGAAGCAAGTTTAACATTATCGTTAATAGGCATCGTTATAGGCTCTATGCAGCTTTCAATGAGCCTCTCGAGTCCATAATGACTAGGGATGTGGTGAAGGCTTACTTGGATGAAACATTCATAGACGTTCTAGCTAAAATGGTTAAGTATAATGTGGGAGCGATTCCCGTGGTTACGTGGGATGATAGGATTTATGGGATAATAACTGAGAAGGATGTAGTTGATCATTTAGCTGATAAGATTACTGGAAAGAGAATTAGAGATGTTATGAGTTGTGATGTGGTCACGGTAGAGTCTAGTAGCACGTTTAAGGATGCCTTAAAGACTATGGTCTCTAATGGCTTTAGGAGGCTTCCAGTCATTGAGGGCGAGGAAGTTAGGGGGATGCTAGTTGCCATGGATGTTGTGAGGTTCTTGGCTGGGGAAGTTTTTGAGCATGTGAGGTCTGAAGATGTACGTGATGTCTTGAAGGTTAAGGTTGAAGAAATCATGGTGAAGGACGTAGTAACCGTAGACCCAGATAGTGATATAGGTGATGCTGCTAGCTTAATGAGGAAGCATGGTAGGGGGTCACTACTTGTAGTTGAGAATAGTAAGCTTGTGGGCATAATAACTGAAAGGGATTTGCTTATGGCGGTGGTCTTAGAGTAG
- a CDS encoding indolepyruvate oxidoreductase subunit beta, with protein sequence MMRVDIVLSGIGGQGILTLAAILGTAAILDKYDVRVSEVHGMAQRGGAVTCHVKIGDKISSPLVMEGSADMIVALEASETLRALHYLKPKGTIVTNSLEHPPPLSMIKGLKYPSLNEIIEEAKKLTDEIYVVDAYNVARSLGSLQTINMVILGSMWATGKLLLSRGSIVKAIERSFREPTATINLKAFEEGIKLVKKLL encoded by the coding sequence ATGATGCGAGTTGACATAGTACTCTCAGGTATTGGGGGTCAAGGAATACTCACGCTCGCAGCCATTCTAGGTACGGCAGCGATACTTGATAAATACGACGTTAGGGTATCGGAAGTCCATGGAATGGCTCAGAGAGGTGGAGCTGTAACCTGTCACGTAAAGATAGGTGATAAGATAAGCTCACCACTCGTAATGGAGGGCTCAGCAGACATGATCGTAGCTCTCGAGGCATCAGAAACCTTGAGGGCACTTCACTACTTGAAGCCGAAGGGCACTATCGTCACCAACAGTTTAGAGCATCCTCCACCGCTCTCAATGATTAAAGGCTTAAAGTACCCTAGCCTAAACGAGATAATTGAGGAGGCAAAGAAATTAACTGATGAGATCTACGTAGTTGATGCCTACAATGTGGCTAGAAGTCTAGGCTCCCTCCAGACAATCAACATGGTCATTCTAGGCTCCATGTGGGCTACCGGCAAGCTGTTATTGAGTAGAGGGTCCATAGTGAAGGCCATAGAGAGGAGCTTTAGAGAACCCACAGCAACAATAAACTTAAAGGCATTCGAGGAAGGTATCAAGTTAGTAAAGAAGCTACTCTAA